GCCATGAACGCCCCGCACCCCGCGAAAGTGGCCGGAATCGATTCAACGGTTCCGTCCCCCGCACACACTGTCGCGTCCGCCTCCCCGGCCACCGCTCCGGACCCCACAGACACCGCGGACGCCCCGGCGGCCACGGACACCCACGCCGCGCCCTGCGCCCCCGGCACCCTGCTGCAGGACCGGCTGGCCGGCTGGGTCTCGGACCTCACGACGCTGCACGAGCTGACCGAGCGACTGGTCCGTACGGGCTCCCTCACGGAAGGCCTCCAGGAGATGCTGCGCGCCGGTGCCGCCCTGGTGGGCGCCCGGCGAGGTCTCGTCGTCCTGGAACCGGCGGACGGTCTCGGCCCGGACACCACCATCGGCCTCGGGCTGGCCCGCGCCGACCTCGGGCACATCGAGACCGTGCCCCGCGGCTCCGTGTCGTACGGGCGGATCCTCGACGGACTGCCGGTCGGCGAGGGCGGGATCGCCGAGCCCGACCTGTTCGCCGAGAAGGGCCTCGACCCGCGCCACCGCGAGGTCGCCGCCCGTCTCGGCTACGCCGCCAGCTACACGCTGCCGCTGGCCGCCGAAGGCGCCGGGCGTCTGGGAGCCGCCGTATGGCTCTACGACGAACCCGCCGAACCGGGTGAGCGGCCACGCCACCTCGCCGGCCTCTACGTCCGGTACGCGACCCAGCACCTGGCCCGCCTCCTGGAGGTCGAGCGCACGCGCGCGTCCATGGCGACGATGGCCGAGGAGCTGCTCCCCTCCCGCCTGCCGCGGGTGCCCGGCGTCCAGCTCGCCGCCCGGCACCACACCGGTCCGCGGGGCGGCGGCGACTGGTACGACGCGCTGCCCCTGCCCGACGCCGCGCTCGGTCTCGCCGTCGGGTCCGTCACCGGGTCCGGCCCCAGCGCGGTCGCCGCGATGGGACGGCTGCGCGCCTCCCTGCGGGCGTACGCCGTGATGGAGGGCGAGGACCCGGTCGCCGTCCTGTCCGACCTGGAGCTGCTGCTGCGGCTCACCGAACCCGCCCGCTCCGCCACCGCCCTGTTCGGGTACTGCGAGCCCGCGCTGCGCCGGATCACCCTGGCCGGCGCCGGGCACAGCCCGCCCCTGCTGATCGGGGAGCGGCGCACGGAGTTCGTCGAGACGTCCGTCTCCGCGCCGCTCGGCATGCTCGCCTGCTGGGAGGCGCCGAGCGTGGAACTCCAGGTCGCACCGGGAGAGACGGTTCTGCTGTACACCGACGGGCTGCTGCACCGCACCGGTGACCCGGCCGACCGCGCCTTCGCCCGGCTGCACGCGGCGGCGGCCGGCGTCCCCCGCGCGGAGCGCCGAGACCCGGCCGCGGTCGCCGCACACGTGCTGCGCACGATGCTGCCGGACGGGAAGGGCGAGGAGGACTCCGAGGAGGACGTGGTCCTGCTGGCGGTCAGGTTCGAGTGATCCGGCCGACGGCCCGGTTCGGACAACGGACACCGGCGCCGGTCTCGTCGCCCACAGCGGACGGCCGTGCCTCCGTGTAACGGGCCCTTCGGCCCTGGGCCCCCTTCCGTACGACCGTACGATGGGGGGTGGTCCAGTGCCGTATCAAGGAGGATGACCGTGGCGGAGGAGCTCAACCCGGAGATCTCGGAGAACCCGCAGACCCCGGAAGCCGCGCTCGAGGACGCCGCTGACGCGGCCGGTGACGAGCCGGTCAAGCAGCGCAAGAACGGCCTGTACCCGGGCGTGTCCGACGAGCTGGCCGAGAACATGAAGTCCGGCTGGGCCGACACGGAGCTGCGCGACCTGGAGCCGATCCCCCAGGCCGCCGAGACCGCCGCCCGCCGCGCCGCCCTGTCCGCCCGCTTCCCCGGTGAGCGCCTGGTGATCCCCGCCGGCAACCTGAAGACCCGCTCGAACGACACGGAGTACTCCTTCCGCGCCTCGGTCGAGTACGCCTACCTCACCGGCAACCAGACCGAGGACGGCGTCCTGGTCCTGGAGCCCGAGGGCGACGGCCACACCGCGACGGTCTACCTCCTGCCGCGCTCCGACCGTGAGAACGGCGAGTTCTGGCTGGACGGCCAGGGCGAGCTGTGGGTCGGCCGCCGCCACTCCCTCACCGAGGCCGAGAAGCGCTACGGCATCCCCGCCTCCGACGTCCGCGAGCTGACCGGATCGCTCCGCGAGGCCACCGGGCCGGTGCGGGTCGTGCGCGGGTACGACGCCGGTGTCGAGGCGGCGCTGACCGACAAGGTCACCGCCGAGCGCGACGAGGAACTGCGCGTCTTCCTCTCCGAGGCCCGCCTGGTCAAGGACGAGTTCGAGATCGGCGAGCTGCAGAAGGCCGTCGACTCCACCGTGCGCGGCTTCGAGGACGTCGTGAAGGTCCTCGACAAGGCCGAGGCGACCAGCGAGCGCTACATCGAGGGCACCTTCTTCCTCCGCGCGCGCGTGGAGGGCAACGACGTCGGCTACGGCTCGATCTGCGCCGCCGGCCCGCACGCCTGCACCCTGCACTGGGTACGCAACGACGGCCCGGTCCGCTCCGGCGACCTGCTGCTGCTCGACGCGGGCGTGGAGACGCACACGTACTACACCGCCGACATCACCCGCACGCTGCCGATCAACGGCCGCTACAGCGAGCTCCAGAAGAAGATCTACGACGCCGTGTACGACGCCCAGGAGGCCGGCATCGCGGCCGTGAAGCCGGGCGCCAAGTACCGCGACTTCCACGACGCGTCCCAGCGCGTGCTGGCCGAGCGGCTCGTCGAGTGGGGCCTGGTCGAGGGCCCCGTCGAGCGGGTGCTGGAGCTGGGCCTGCAGCGCCGCTGGACGCTGCACGGCACCGGGCACATGCTCGGCATGGACGTCCACGACTGCGCCGCCGCCCGCGTGGAGTCCTACGTCGACGGCACGCTGGAGCCCGGCATGGTGCTCACCGTCGAGCCGGGCCTGTACTTCCAGGCCGACGACCTGACCGTGCCCGAGGAGTACCGGGGCATCGGCGTGCGCATCGAGGACGACATCCTCGTCACCGCTGACGGCAACCGGAACCTGTCCGCCGGGCTGCCCCGCCGGTCGGACGAGGTCGAGGAGTGGATGGCGGCCCTGAAGGGCTGACCCGCGCTCCGACGGCCGGGCACCGCACCAGGTGCCCGGCCGTCGTCATGTCCCAGGGCGTGGAGGGCGCGGCCCTCGACGAGCTCAGCGGGGCGAGGCCGTGGTCACACCGCCACCAGCGGAGCGTCCGCGCGCCACTTGAGCACCTTGTCGAAGCTCACCACGGCGCCCGCCCGGCCGGGCGTGCTGCCGATGTGGACGTGGTCGGCGAGTTCCCGGATGAGACACAGGCCGCGGCCGTGCTCCGCGTCGGCGGACACCGGGCGCGCCGCTCCCTGCGCCCGGCCCGGGGCGGCCGCGGGAAATCCCGGGCCCGTGTCGGCGACCTCGATGCGGCAGCGTTCGCCGTCGAGGTAGGCCGTGACGCGGTACGCCTCCGAGGGGCCGCCGCCGGGTCCGGCGTCCCCGCCGTGCTCCACGGCGTTGGCGCAGGCCTCGCTCAGCGCTACAGAGAGGTCGAAGGAGATGTCGGGGTCGACGCCCGCGGTCTCCATGGTGCCGATCAGCAGGCGGCGGGCCAGGGGCACGCTCGCAGCCTCGCGCCGCAAATGGAGTGACCACCAGATGCTCATGCTCCAGCCTCCCGGCCGCGGCTCGACATACCGTTACGTATTGCCCCCCGTGCCTCTGCGTAAGCGCGCAGACCGCATGAGACCGCTCATATGGCGGATGTGGCCCTGCCGCCGATCGGTGTATGTGGGACGGCTCGCACCAGAGAGTGATCTTCCGGTCGTACGGCATCTTGTGGACCTGCCGTACGGCGCGAGGGGTGCCAGTGCGATGATGAGCCCGCCATGACTGCCCCCCACCCGCCAACGGCGCGCTCCGGGAACGAGACCCGGGTCCTGCGGGCCGCGGTGTTCGCCGCGGTCTGCGTCGTGCTGGCCGCGGCGGGGCACACGCTCGCCTCCTGTGCCACGGTTCCGCCGTGGTCCCTGGGCGCGGGATTCCTCGGGGCGGTCGTGGTCGCCGCACCCCTCGCCGGGCGCCGGCGCTCACTGCCCTGCATCGCGGCG
This region of Streptomyces ambofaciens ATCC 23877 genomic DNA includes:
- a CDS encoding PP2C family protein-serine/threonine phosphatase; protein product: MNAPHPAKVAGIDSTVPSPAHTVASASPATAPDPTDTADAPAATDTHAAPCAPGTLLQDRLAGWVSDLTTLHELTERLVRTGSLTEGLQEMLRAGAALVGARRGLVVLEPADGLGPDTTIGLGLARADLGHIETVPRGSVSYGRILDGLPVGEGGIAEPDLFAEKGLDPRHREVAARLGYAASYTLPLAAEGAGRLGAAVWLYDEPAEPGERPRHLAGLYVRYATQHLARLLEVERTRASMATMAEELLPSRLPRVPGVQLAARHHTGPRGGGDWYDALPLPDAALGLAVGSVTGSGPSAVAAMGRLRASLRAYAVMEGEDPVAVLSDLELLLRLTEPARSATALFGYCEPALRRITLAGAGHSPPLLIGERRTEFVETSVSAPLGMLACWEAPSVELQVAPGETVLLYTDGLLHRTGDPADRAFARLHAAAAGVPRAERRDPAAVAAHVLRTMLPDGKGEEDSEEDVVLLAVRFE
- a CDS encoding aminopeptidase P family protein, which codes for MAEELNPEISENPQTPEAALEDAADAAGDEPVKQRKNGLYPGVSDELAENMKSGWADTELRDLEPIPQAAETAARRAALSARFPGERLVIPAGNLKTRSNDTEYSFRASVEYAYLTGNQTEDGVLVLEPEGDGHTATVYLLPRSDRENGEFWLDGQGELWVGRRHSLTEAEKRYGIPASDVRELTGSLREATGPVRVVRGYDAGVEAALTDKVTAERDEELRVFLSEARLVKDEFEIGELQKAVDSTVRGFEDVVKVLDKAEATSERYIEGTFFLRARVEGNDVGYGSICAAGPHACTLHWVRNDGPVRSGDLLLLDAGVETHTYYTADITRTLPINGRYSELQKKIYDAVYDAQEAGIAAVKPGAKYRDFHDASQRVLAERLVEWGLVEGPVERVLELGLQRRWTLHGTGHMLGMDVHDCAAARVESYVDGTLEPGMVLTVEPGLYFQADDLTVPEEYRGIGVRIEDDILVTADGNRNLSAGLPRRSDEVEEWMAALKG
- a CDS encoding ATP-binding protein, whose protein sequence is MSIWWSLHLRREAASVPLARRLLIGTMETAGVDPDISFDLSVALSEACANAVEHGGDAGPGGGPSEAYRVTAYLDGERCRIEVADTGPGFPAAAPGRAQGAARPVSADAEHGRGLCLIRELADHVHIGSTPGRAGAVVSFDKVLKWRADAPLVAV